A genomic segment from Streptosporangium roseum DSM 43021 encodes:
- a CDS encoding putative leader peptide — translation MTPRLYLTTRHHVDLCRVASALCPSARPRSL, via the coding sequence GTGACCCCCCGGCTGTACCTCACGACACGCCACCACGTGGACCTCTGCCGCGTGGCCAGCGCACTGTGTCCTTCCGCCCGGCCTCGATCCCTCTGA
- a CDS encoding TauD/TfdA dioxygenase family protein: MSSPVISPVAGRIGAEVSGVRLGGDLPAETVQEIRAALLRHKVIFFRGQEHLDERGQVAFAGLLGDLTTAHPTVPALNGNSSILDLDYSNGHKVDRWHTDVTFVDRPPLASVLRAVTVPPAGGDTLWANTVTAYENLPQELTRLVEGLRAVHTNQFDYARIATSDDPERTRKYAEVFTSTVFETEHPVVRVHPETGERSILLGDFAKRVVGLPADISATLIRLVQEQVTQVENTVRWRWSPGDVAIWDNRATQHRVVHDFGDQPRRLHRVTVTGDVPVGVDGRPSTVLSGDASAYSSPLAA, translated from the coding sequence ATGTCATCCCCTGTCATCAGCCCGGTAGCCGGGCGCATCGGTGCCGAGGTGAGTGGTGTCCGGCTCGGTGGCGACCTCCCCGCCGAGACCGTCCAGGAGATCCGCGCGGCGCTGCTCCGCCACAAAGTGATCTTCTTCCGTGGCCAGGAGCATCTCGACGAGCGGGGCCAGGTGGCCTTCGCCGGCCTGCTCGGAGACCTGACCACGGCCCACCCGACCGTGCCCGCGCTGAACGGCAACTCCTCCATCCTGGACCTGGACTACAGCAACGGCCACAAGGTCGACCGCTGGCACACCGACGTGACCTTCGTCGACCGTCCCCCGCTGGCCTCGGTGCTGCGCGCCGTGACCGTCCCACCGGCGGGCGGCGACACCCTGTGGGCCAACACGGTGACCGCCTACGAGAACCTGCCGCAGGAACTGACCCGCCTGGTCGAGGGCCTGCGTGCCGTACACACCAACCAGTTCGACTACGCCAGGATCGCCACCTCCGACGACCCCGAGCGGACCCGCAAGTACGCCGAGGTCTTCACCTCCACGGTGTTCGAGACCGAGCATCCCGTCGTCCGCGTCCACCCCGAGACGGGTGAGCGGTCGATCCTGCTGGGCGACTTCGCCAAGCGCGTCGTCGGCCTGCCCGCCGACATCTCGGCCACCCTGATCCGCCTCGTCCAGGAGCAGGTCACCCAGGTCGAGAACACCGTCCGCTGGCGCTGGTCCCCGGGCGACGTCGCGATCTGGGACAACCGGGCCACCCAGCACCGGGTGGTGCACGACTTCGGCGACCAGCCCCGCCGCCTGCACCGGGTCACGGTCACCGGTGACGTACCGGTCGGCGTGGACGGCCGGCCGAGCACGGTCCTGTCCGGCGACGCCTCGGCATACTCCTCACCGTTGGCCGCCTGA